The following coding sequences are from one Streptomyces sp. NBC_00536 window:
- a CDS encoding sensor histidine kinase yields MNDLVRQHTALSETDLEWLHLLVSEWQLLSDLSFADLVLWVPTLDGARYVSVAQMRPNTGPTSYQDDMVGHLVPRGRRPLLDAALDEGRIVREGDPEWREEVPVRVESIPVRREGRVLGVIARNTNLLTVRTPSRLELTYLQSASDLAQMIAAGSFPFPGQQVDMDASPRVGDGLIRLDAEGVVTYASPNALSAYHRLGLASDLVGQHLGNTTAELAPSRGPVDEALVKLASGWAPRETEVEGSTGVIQLRAIPLKPKGTRIGSLVLCRDVTELRRRERELITKDATIREIHHRVKNNLQTVAALLRLQARRMDSPQGREALNEAVRRVGSIAIVHETLSQNLDERVEFDEIADRVIAMVAEISPGNVACRRTGRFGILDAEVATPLSMVLTEILQNALEHAFVQGEGGTVEVSATRSGSRRDDMRLLITVLDDGCGLPEGFDPQRAGNLGLQIVRTLVEGELGGTFDMVPGASRGTKVVLDIPATPQK; encoded by the coding sequence ATGAACGACCTCGTACGCCAGCACACCGCTCTCAGTGAAACCGACCTGGAGTGGCTCCACCTGCTGGTCTCGGAGTGGCAGCTGCTCTCCGACCTCTCCTTCGCGGACCTCGTGCTGTGGGTGCCCACGCTCGACGGGGCCCGGTACGTGTCGGTCGCCCAGATGCGCCCGAACACCGGCCCCACCTCCTACCAGGACGACATGGTCGGCCACCTGGTGCCGCGCGGCCGCCGTCCGCTGCTGGACGCGGCCCTCGACGAGGGCCGGATCGTGCGCGAGGGCGACCCCGAGTGGCGCGAGGAAGTCCCGGTCCGCGTCGAGTCGATCCCGGTCCGGCGCGAGGGCCGGGTCCTGGGCGTGATCGCGCGCAACACCAACCTGCTCACTGTGCGTACACCCAGCCGGCTGGAGCTGACCTACCTCCAGTCCGCCTCCGACCTCGCCCAGATGATCGCGGCGGGCTCCTTCCCCTTCCCCGGCCAGCAGGTCGACATGGACGCCTCGCCCCGGGTCGGCGACGGCCTGATCCGGCTCGACGCCGAGGGCGTGGTGACGTACGCGTCCCCCAACGCCCTCTCGGCCTACCACCGGCTCGGCCTCGCCTCCGACCTGGTCGGCCAGCACCTGGGCAACACCACCGCCGAACTCGCCCCCTCGCGGGGCCCGGTGGACGAGGCCCTGGTCAAGCTGGCCAGCGGCTGGGCCCCGCGCGAGACCGAGGTCGAGGGCAGCACCGGGGTCATCCAGCTGCGCGCGATCCCGCTCAAGCCCAAGGGCACCCGGATCGGCTCACTGGTCCTGTGCCGCGACGTCACCGAACTGCGCCGTCGCGAACGGGAATTGATCACGAAGGACGCGACCATCCGGGAGATCCACCACCGGGTGAAGAACAACCTCCAGACGGTGGCCGCGCTGCTGCGGCTCCAGGCCCGGCGAATGGATTCTCCACAGGGCCGGGAAGCCCTCAACGAGGCGGTCCGCAGGGTCGGTTCGATCGCGATCGTGCATGAGACGCTGTCTCAGAACCTGGACGAGCGGGTCGAGTTCGACGAGATCGCCGACCGCGTCATCGCGATGGTCGCCGAGATCTCCCCGGGGAACGTGGCCTGCCGCCGCACCGGCCGGTTCGGCATCCTGGACGCCGAGGTCGCGACCCCGCTGTCGATGGTGCTGACCGAGATCCTGCAGAACGCCCTGGAACACGCCTTCGTCCAGGGCGAGGGCGGCACGGTAGAGGTGTCCGCGACCCGCAGCGGCAGCCGCCGCGACGACATGCGGCTGCTGATCACCGTGCTCGACGACGGCTGCGGTCTGCCCGAGGGCTTCGACCCCCAGCGGGCCGGCAATCTCGGACTGCAGATCGTACGGACCCTGGTCGAGGGTGAACTCGGCGGCACCTTCGACATGGTGCCGGGGGCGTCGCGCGGCACCAAGGTCGTCCTGGACATACCGGCCACCCCGCAGAAGTGA
- a CDS encoding TetR/AcrR family transcriptional regulator — protein sequence MVTGQRGRPRSFDREEALDKAMLAFWERGYEATSIADLTRALGIGAPSLYAAFGDKRKLFDEVVVVYGSRYGDFAAVALREEPTARAAVARILHEAAEVYTDPAHPPGCMVISAAVNTTADEVAEALRVRREANLTMFESRIRADVATGALPADTDAVALARYCGAVLQGMSQQSRDGAGRAELEAVAALAMAAWPE from the coding sequence ATGGTGACCGGACAGCGTGGCAGGCCCCGCTCCTTCGACCGCGAAGAGGCCCTCGACAAGGCCATGCTGGCCTTCTGGGAGCGTGGTTACGAGGCGACCTCCATCGCCGATCTGACCCGCGCCCTCGGGATCGGCGCGCCCAGCCTCTACGCGGCATTCGGCGACAAGCGCAAGCTCTTCGACGAGGTCGTGGTGGTCTACGGCAGCCGGTACGGGGACTTCGCGGCGGTGGCCCTGCGCGAGGAGCCCACCGCCCGCGCCGCCGTGGCGCGGATCCTGCACGAGGCGGCCGAGGTCTACACCGATCCGGCCCACCCGCCGGGCTGCATGGTGATCAGCGCGGCCGTCAACACGACCGCCGACGAGGTGGCCGAAGCGCTGCGGGTGAGGCGCGAAGCGAACCTGACGATGTTCGAAAGCCGGATCCGGGCGGACGTCGCCACCGGGGCCCTGCCCGCGGACACCGACGCGGTGGCGCTGGCGCGGTACTGCGGTGCGGTGCTCCAGGGGATGTCACAGCAGTCCCGGGACGGGGCGGGCCGGGCGGAGCTGGAAGCGGTGGCGGCGCTGGCGATGGCGGCCTGGCCGGAGTAG
- a CDS encoding WhiB family transcriptional regulator: protein MDWRHNAVCREEDPELFFPIGNTGPALLQIEEAKAVCRRCPVMEQCLQWALESGQDSGVWGGLSEDERRAMKRRAARNRARNATA from the coding sequence ATGGACTGGCGTCACAACGCCGTTTGCCGCGAAGAAGACCCCGAGCTCTTCTTCCCCATCGGCAACACCGGTCCTGCGCTGCTGCAGATCGAGGAAGCCAAGGCCGTCTGCCGCCGTTGCCCCGTCATGGAGCAGTGCCTGCAGTGGGCGCTCGAGTCCGGTCAGGACTCCGGCGTCTGGGGCGGTCTCAGCGAGGACGAGCGCCGCGCGATGAAGCGCCGCGCCGCTCGCAACCGGGCGCGCAACGCCACCGCCTGA
- a CDS encoding diacylglycerol/lipid kinase family protein yields MRALLVANPAATTTSARTRDVLTHALASEMKLESITTEYRGHARDLGRQAAESDDIDLVVALGGDGTVNEVVNGLLHNGPDPDSLPRLAVVPGGSTNVFARALGLPNDAVEATGALLDALRERRERTVGLGLAEGAPGTEDESVPARWFTFCAGFGFDAGVVGRVEQQRERGKRSTHALYVRQLLRQYFEEPNRRHGTVTLERPGADPVTDLVLSIVCNTSPWTYLGNRPLYASPEASFDTALDVLALDRLSTPSVARYATQLLTSTPERGPHGKHAVSLHDLTDFTLHSKVPLPFQMDGDHLGLRTSVRFTGVRRALRVIV; encoded by the coding sequence ATGCGTGCACTTCTCGTGGCCAACCCAGCAGCGACGACCACCAGTGCGCGCACGCGTGACGTCCTGACCCATGCCCTCGCCAGCGAGATGAAGCTGGAGTCGATCACCACCGAGTACCGCGGGCACGCCCGTGACCTGGGACGGCAGGCCGCCGAGAGCGACGACATCGACCTCGTGGTGGCCCTGGGCGGCGACGGCACGGTCAACGAGGTGGTCAACGGACTGCTGCACAACGGGCCGGATCCGGACTCGCTGCCGCGCCTCGCCGTGGTGCCGGGCGGTTCGACGAACGTCTTCGCGCGCGCCCTGGGGCTGCCCAACGACGCGGTCGAGGCGACCGGCGCGCTGCTGGACGCGCTGCGCGAGCGCCGGGAGCGGACGGTGGGCCTCGGTCTGGCGGAGGGCGCGCCGGGCACGGAGGACGAATCGGTGCCGGCCCGCTGGTTCACGTTCTGTGCGGGATTCGGCTTCGACGCGGGTGTCGTCGGCCGGGTGGAGCAGCAGCGGGAGCGCGGCAAGCGTTCGACGCATGCCCTGTATGTACGACAGCTCCTGCGCCAATACTTCGAGGAGCCGAACCGGCGACACGGCACGGTGACGCTGGAGCGTCCCGGCGCGGATCCCGTGACGGATCTGGTGCTGTCGATAGTGTGCAACACGTCACCGTGGACGTATCTGGGCAATCGCCCTCTGTACGCGTCCCCCGAGGCCTCATTCGACACCGCGCTTGACGTACTCGCGCTCGACCGTTTGTCAACTCCGTCGGTCGCTCGGTACGCGACACAGCTGCTGACCTCGACTCCTGAGCGGGGCCCGCACGGAAAGCATGCGGTGTCTCTGCACGATCTGACCGACTTCACCTTGCATTCGAAGGTTCCACTCCCCTTCCAGATGGACGGCGACCACCTCGGTCTGCGCACCAGCGTTCGGTTCACAGGCGTACGCCGTGCACTGCGTGTGATTGTGTGA